The genome window GACAAGCTATGTGGCCGACCATACCGAGCGAGGTAGGACGGCGACGCACACAGGTACATGCGTCGAGGTGCGAGGCGGCTGGCGACCATGCGCGAATCCTGTAAGCGCCCCAGGCGGATCGCCAGGTCGAGGCCTTCATGCACCAGGTCCAGTTGGCGGTTGCTCAGCTCGATATCCACCCGCAACTGCGGATACAGCCCCATGAAGCGTGTCACCAGCGGCACGATAAAGCGCTCGCCATATGCCACGGCACAGGTCATGCGCAACATGCCCTTGGGCTCGCTGGTGAGATCGCCCACCGCACGCAGCGCTTCTTCACGCCCGTCCTGCAGGCGTTGGCAGTGTTGCAGGAACGTCTGGCCGGCTTCGGTCAGGGTCACCTTGCGCGTACTGCGGTACAGCAACCTTGTTTGCAGGCGTTCTTCCAGGCGCGCCACCTGCCGGCTGATATGGGAGGACGACACCCCCAGCCGTTCCGCCGCCGCCGTGAATTGGCTGCATTCGGCCACTGCGACAAACTCATCGATACCTTCCCAGCGGTTCTCAAGCATGTCGATTATCCCTGTGCAGCAATAAAGTTTTGCTTTTGCCTGGATTATTCATCAGTCAGCCATGTTTTACACTCGTCGCCTCAGTTTTTAACCCCGATGGAGAAACCCGGATGATCAAGTCCCGCGCCGCCGTAGCCTTCGAAGCCAAGAAGCCCCTTGAGATCGTCGAAGTAGATGTCGCCATGCCCAAGGCGGGTGAAGTGCTGCTGCGCGTGGTCGCGTCCGGCGTGTGCCATACCGACGCCTACACCCTGTCGGGCGCCGACCCGGAAGGCATCTTCCCGTCGATCCTCGGCCATGAAGGCGGTGCGGTGGTTGAAGCGATCGGTGAGGGCGTGACGTCGGTAGCCGTGGGCGATCATGTGATCCCGCTGTACACCCCGGAATGCGGCAAGTGCAAGTTCTGCCTGTCGGGCAAGACCAACCTGTGCCAGGCCATCCGTTCCACCCAGGGCAAAGGCCTGATGCCGGACGGCACCACGCGTTTCTCCTACAAAGGCCAGCCGATTTTCCACTACATGGGCACCTCGACCTTCTCTGAGTACACCGTGCTGCCGGAAATTTCCGTGGCCAAGATTCCTAAAGAAGCGCCGCTGGAAAAGGTCTGCCTGCTCGGTTGCGGCGTCACCACTGGCATCGGCGCGGTCATCAACACCGCCAAGGTCAAGCCAGGCGATACCGTAGCGATCTTCGGTCTCGGCGGTATCGGCCTGTCGGCAGTGATCGGTGCGGTTAAAGCCAAGGCAGGTCGCATCATTGCCATCGACATCAACCCGGCCAAGTTTGAAATCGCCAAGCAACTGGGTGCGACCGACTGCATCAACCCGAAAGACTACGATCGCCCGATCCAGGACGTGATCGTCGACCTCACCGACGGCGGTGTGGACTTCTCCTTCGAATGCATCGGCAACGTGCAACTGATGCGCGCCGCCCTCGAGTGCTGCCACAAAGGCTGGGGCGAGTCGGTGATCATCGGCGTGGCCGGTGCCGGCCAGGAAATCGCTACCCGTCCATTCCAGTTGGTGACCGGTCGCGTCTGGCGCGGTTCGGCCTTCGGTGGCGTGCGTGGTCGCAGCGAATTGCCAAGCTATGTGGAAATGGCCCAGACCGGCGAGATCCCGTTGGATACTTTCATCACCCACACCATGGGCCTGGAAGACATCAACAAAGCGTTTGACCTGATGCATGAAGGCAAGAGCATTCGTACCGTCATCCACTTCTGAGGTCGGCCATGAGTCTGGAAAACCTGTCGTGCCAGAAGAGCTTCGGCGGCTGGCATAAACGCTACAAGCACCATTCCGATGTGCTCGGTTGCGACATGACCTTCGCCGTCTATCTGCCGCCGCAAGCGGAGCAGGGCGGCAAGTTGCCGGTGTTGTACTGGCTGTCGGGTCTCACCTGCACCGATGAGAACTTCATGCAGAAGGCCGGCGCCCAGCGCATGGCCGCCGAGTTGGGGCTGATCATCGTCGCGCCGGACACCAGCCCCCGTGGCCCGGGTGTGCCGGGTGATCCGGACAACGCGTGGGATTTCGGCCTCGGCGCCGGCTTCTATCTGAATGCCACCCAGGAACCCTGGGCCAAGCACTACCGGATGCATGACTACGTGGTGCAGGAATTGCCCGCCTTGGTTGAAGCGCATTTCCCTGCGTCGGATAAACGCGGCATCAGCGGGCATTCCATGGGCGGCCATGGTGCGCTGGTGTGTGCATTGCGCAATCCTGGGCGCTACCTGTCGGTGTCGGCGTTTTCGCCGATCAATAACCCGATGGATTGCCCGTGGGGCCAGAAAGCCTTCTCCCGCTACTTGGGTGAAGAGCGTTCCAAGTGGCGCGAATGGGATACCTGTGTACTGATCGGCGAAGCCTCGGAAAAGCTGCCACTGCTGGTGGACCAGGGTGACCGCGACGATTTCCTCGCCGTGCAACTCAAGCCTGAAGCCCTGCAACAAGCGGCCAAGGCAGCCAACCATCCGCTGGAACTGCGCCTGCAACCTGGCTACGACCACAGCTACTTCTTTATCGCCAGCTTCATCGAAGACCATTTGCGACACCATGGCCGTGCTTTGCTCGGTTAATGTGAAGCAAAAGTAGGTAGAATCACGCCCTGAATTAAATCGGGGCGTTTTTTTATGCGTATTGGCCACGGCTACGATGTGCACCGTTTCGCCGAAGGCGATTTCATCACCCTGGGCGGCGTGCGCATTGCGCACCACCATGGTTTGCTGGCTCATTCCGACGGCGATGTTCTGTTGCATGCCTTGAGCGATGCGTTGCTTGGCGCAGCGGCATTGGGCGATATCGGCAAGCACTTTCCGGACACCGACCCGACCTTCAAGGGCGCGGACAGCCGGGTACTGCTGCGCCATGTGGTCGGCCTCATCCATGCCAAGGGCTGGAAGGTTGGCAACGTCGACAACACCATCGTGGCCCAGGCGCCGAAGATGGCCCCGCATATCGAGTCGATGCGCGTGCTGATTGCCGCCGACCTGCAAATTGAATTGGATCAAGTCAACGTGAAAGCCACCACCACCGAAAAACTCGGGTTCACTGGCCGTGAAGAGGGCATTGCCGTGCACTCCGTTGCCTTGTTGCTTCGCGCATGAATGACCTGCAACTGTTGGGGCCACGGGCCTATGGCGAGGCCTTGGGCAGCGCGGTCCTGAAGGCGACCGCCGAAGATTTCCAGGTTGATGAAGTGCTGGATATCCCGTTGACCGGTGAGGGCGAGCACCTGTGGTTGTGGGTGGAGAAGCGTGGCCTCAACACCGAGGAAGCCGCGCGGCGTATCGCCAAGGCGGCCGGCGTGCCGTTGCGTACCGTAAGCTATGCCGGGCTCAAGGATCGCCAGGCGTTGACCCGCCAATGGTTCAGCGTGCAATTGCCGGGCAAGTCCGACCCGGACATGAGCGCGGCAGAAAACGACACGCTCAAGATTCTCAAGACCGGTCGCCACAAGCGCAAGTTGCAGCGCGGCGCGCATTCGGCCAATGGGTTCACTTTGCGCCTGACGCAGTTGGCCGGTGATACCGCCGCCATCGATGCGCGGTTGCAACAGATTGCCCAAAATGGCATTCCCAACTATTTCGGTGCCCAGCGCTTTGGCCACAATGGCGGCAATGTCGTGGACGCTCGCGAGTGGGCCGCTCGCAAAGCCTTGCCGGAGCAGCGCAATGTGCGTTCGCGGCTGCTGTCCACCGCCCGCAGCTTTTTGTTCAACAAAGTGCTGGCCGCGCGGGTGGCCGATGGGTCGTGGCAACGTGCGCAGGTCGGCGACCTGCTGGCGTTTACCGACAGCCGCAGTTTTTTCCCGGCTGGCGAAGCGGAATGCAGTGACCCGCGCCTGGCCATTCTGGACCTGCACCCGACCGGGCCGCAGTGGGGCGAAGGCGACTCGCCTGCCAGTGGTGCAACCTTCGAGCTGGAACAAGCGGTTGCCGCCGAGGAGGCCGACCTGCGTGATTGGCTGGTGAATGCCGGCATGAGCCAGGAACGTCGCATTCTTCGACTGCCCATTGGCGGTTTGACGTGGCATTATCCCTCGCTGGACATTCTGCAATTGGAATTCGTCCTGCCGGCCGGATGCTTCGCCACTGTGTTGGTGCGCGAGCTTGTTGATCTGGTGCCGGTGGGGCAGACGGACAACCCATGCGTATTTTGATATCAAACGATGACGGTGCCACCGCACCCGGTCTTGCCGCGCTCTATGCTGCGCTGCAGGATTATGCCGAGTGCGTGGTGGTTGCCCCTGACCAGGACAAGAG of Pseudomonas azotoformans contains these proteins:
- a CDS encoding LysR substrate-binding domain-containing protein, which codes for MLENRWEGIDEFVAVAECSQFTAAAERLGVSSSHISRQVARLEERLQTRLLYRSTRKVTLTEAGQTFLQHCQRLQDGREEALRAVGDLTSEPKGMLRMTCAVAYGERFIVPLVTRFMGLYPQLRVDIELSNRQLDLVHEGLDLAIRLGRLQDSRMVASRLAPRRMYLCASPSYLARYGRPHSLSELSRHNCLIGSSDIWQLAQDGREFSQRVQGNWRCNSGQAVLDAALQGVGLCQLPDYYVLEHLHSGALVSLLEAHQPPNTAVWALYPQQRHLSPKVRKLVDFLKEGLAERPEYSR
- a CDS encoding S-(hydroxymethyl)glutathione dehydrogenase/class III alcohol dehydrogenase, with amino-acid sequence MIKSRAAVAFEAKKPLEIVEVDVAMPKAGEVLLRVVASGVCHTDAYTLSGADPEGIFPSILGHEGGAVVEAIGEGVTSVAVGDHVIPLYTPECGKCKFCLSGKTNLCQAIRSTQGKGLMPDGTTRFSYKGQPIFHYMGTSTFSEYTVLPEISVAKIPKEAPLEKVCLLGCGVTTGIGAVINTAKVKPGDTVAIFGLGGIGLSAVIGAVKAKAGRIIAIDINPAKFEIAKQLGATDCINPKDYDRPIQDVIVDLTDGGVDFSFECIGNVQLMRAALECCHKGWGESVIIGVAGAGQEIATRPFQLVTGRVWRGSAFGGVRGRSELPSYVEMAQTGEIPLDTFITHTMGLEDINKAFDLMHEGKSIRTVIHF
- the fghA gene encoding S-formylglutathione hydrolase, with amino-acid sequence MSLENLSCQKSFGGWHKRYKHHSDVLGCDMTFAVYLPPQAEQGGKLPVLYWLSGLTCTDENFMQKAGAQRMAAELGLIIVAPDTSPRGPGVPGDPDNAWDFGLGAGFYLNATQEPWAKHYRMHDYVVQELPALVEAHFPASDKRGISGHSMGGHGALVCALRNPGRYLSVSAFSPINNPMDCPWGQKAFSRYLGEERSKWREWDTCVLIGEASEKLPLLVDQGDRDDFLAVQLKPEALQQAAKAANHPLELRLQPGYDHSYFFIASFIEDHLRHHGRALLG
- the ispF gene encoding 2-C-methyl-D-erythritol 2,4-cyclodiphosphate synthase, coding for MRIGHGYDVHRFAEGDFITLGGVRIAHHHGLLAHSDGDVLLHALSDALLGAAALGDIGKHFPDTDPTFKGADSRVLLRHVVGLIHAKGWKVGNVDNTIVAQAPKMAPHIESMRVLIAADLQIELDQVNVKATTTEKLGFTGREEGIAVHSVALLLRA
- the truD gene encoding tRNA pseudouridine(13) synthase TruD: MNDLQLLGPRAYGEALGSAVLKATAEDFQVDEVLDIPLTGEGEHLWLWVEKRGLNTEEAARRIAKAAGVPLRTVSYAGLKDRQALTRQWFSVQLPGKSDPDMSAAENDTLKILKTGRHKRKLQRGAHSANGFTLRLTQLAGDTAAIDARLQQIAQNGIPNYFGAQRFGHNGGNVVDAREWAARKALPEQRNVRSRLLSTARSFLFNKVLAARVADGSWQRAQVGDLLAFTDSRSFFPAGEAECSDPRLAILDLHPTGPQWGEGDSPASGATFELEQAVAAEEADLRDWLVNAGMSQERRILRLPIGGLTWHYPSLDILQLEFVLPAGCFATVLVRELVDLVPVGQTDNPCVF